Genomic segment of Aliarcobacter trophiarum LMG 25534:
AACAAAAGAGAACGAAGAGAAGTTTTAAATTTTATTTTTTCTATGAAAGAACATCATACAACTCCAAAAGATAAACTAATGGAAGCAGTTATAAAAAGTGTAAAAGAAAAATATCCTGATAATCCAGCTTGTTTTTCTTTTCATGGCGACACAGATAATCCACACATACATTGTGATTTAAAAATACAAGATATAAACGGTAAAAGAATTGATGTAAAGATAGCAGATTTACATAAACTAAGACAAGACTATGCAAAAAATTTAAGAGATTTAGGAATAGAAGCTTATGCAACTAGAAGATATGAAAAATATGATAAAGATAAAAATATTAATACAGTACAGGATAAAAATTTAACTGGAGCTGGTGAAGATAAGATTAAAAATCATCACTACGAAGTTGTAGAATTTGGAAAAGCTAAATATAAATTTGATGAAACTGCAAAAGATAGTTTTTATGTAAAATATAAATCTACTAAAGGTGAAATTATTGATATATGGGGTGAAGATTTAGAAAGAGTTATAAAAGAGAGTGATATAAAAGTAGGGGAATATGCAAGATTTAAAATTACAGATAAATCTCCAGTTGAAGTAAAAGTAAAAAGGTTTGATAAAAAAACTAAAAAATATAGTGTTCATACAAAAACAGCTTTAAAAAATGTTTGGGATTGTTCTATTTTAGGAAGAGCTGAAAAAGATTTAAAAATGGCTTCTAAAACAAGTGATAGAAAAGTTAAATATACATCTGAAACATTTGTTAGTGATTTGGATAAGAA
This window contains:
- the mobP1 gene encoding MobP1 family relaxase is translated as MARRLKLFDDELIAKRVYTKIENASKSSYNYKKKNYSTNKNENNPRGKEAVIKISGNSKNLDSFKRHIEYITRDYELPLYDDEGNIYEGKDEIKEYIELYNIDGAIPEYENTNKRERREVLNFIFSMKEHHTTPKDKLMEAVIKSVKEKYPDNPACFSFHGDTDNPHIHCDLKIQDINGKRIDVKIADLHKLRQDYAKNLRDLGIEAYATRRYEKYDKDKNINTVQDKNLTGAGEDKIKNHHYEVVEFGKAKYKFDETAKDSFYVKYKSTKGEIIDIWGEDLERVIKESDIKVGEYARFKITDKSPVEVKVKRFDKKTKKYSVHTKTALKNVWDCSILGRAEKDLKMASKTSDRKVKYTSETFVSDLDKKNAEFIRMKKEREAKQGLNVSTGKKPNRFGKPIKKDDRDR